A single region of the Dendrosporobacter quercicolus genome encodes:
- the glp gene encoding gephyrin-like molybdotransferase Glp: MTVLLEQAGKLIMEKTGIMPEVRIPLAESYGRILARDLAAATDFPPFHRSPLDGYAVKFADVCKADSDRPVSLRVVDYVTAGNLSQVAVRPGTAVRIMTGAKIPAGADAVIRLEDTLTEGKTVKILTASGADQNICRQGEEFRQGETILTKGAVLRDGAMGILAMFGQAEVTVYQRPRVAILATGSEVIDVNDLLETGKIHDSNSYMLAAKVREAGGEPVLLGQVPDVLPEIVERLRRPDGIDLYLTTGGASVGDLDLMGQLFERLDIQPLFTRLAIKPGMPVLAGCWGESLLVALSGNPAAAGVSFEVLVRPLLRKLAGAACHERGRARVVLSQPLTKTGPVRRFVWASCAPGPDGRLAARPLLVQRNGMLAGLILANALLDIPAGSPLLPAGTEITARLF, encoded by the coding sequence TTGACAGTCTTATTGGAACAGGCCGGTAAGCTAATTATGGAGAAGACGGGGATCATGCCGGAGGTCAGAATACCGCTTGCTGAAAGCTATGGGAGGATACTGGCCCGGGACCTGGCTGCTGCTACAGATTTTCCTCCTTTTCACCGTTCGCCCCTGGACGGCTATGCTGTGAAGTTTGCTGATGTGTGCAAGGCCGATAGCGACAGACCGGTCAGTCTGCGCGTTGTGGATTATGTAACGGCGGGGAATTTGTCCCAAGTGGCTGTCCGGCCGGGAACTGCGGTTAGAATTATGACCGGGGCGAAAATACCGGCCGGGGCAGATGCCGTTATACGGCTGGAAGATACTCTTACTGAGGGCAAGACGGTAAAAATTTTGACTGCCTCCGGAGCTGACCAAAATATATGCCGGCAAGGAGAAGAATTCAGGCAGGGTGAAACCATTTTGACTAAAGGCGCTGTGTTAAGAGATGGCGCTATGGGCATTTTGGCTATGTTTGGACAAGCTGAAGTGACAGTATATCAGCGCCCCAGGGTGGCAATACTGGCTACGGGCTCTGAGGTAATTGACGTAAATGACCTCTTGGAGACAGGGAAAATCCATGATTCAAACAGTTATATGCTGGCCGCCAAAGTACGGGAGGCGGGTGGTGAGCCCGTTCTGCTGGGACAGGTGCCCGATGTTTTGCCGGAAATCGTCGAACGGCTTCGGCGGCCGGACGGAATTGATTTATATCTGACTACCGGCGGAGCCTCGGTTGGGGATCTTGATTTGATGGGGCAGTTATTTGAACGCCTGGATATTCAGCCTTTGTTCACCAGGCTGGCAATTAAGCCTGGAATGCCGGTGCTGGCCGGCTGCTGGGGCGAAAGCCTGCTGGTGGCGTTATCCGGCAATCCGGCTGCTGCCGGGGTATCGTTTGAAGTACTGGTCAGGCCGCTATTGCGCAAGCTTGCCGGGGCCGCCTGTCATGAGCGGGGCAGGGCCAGGGTGGTATTAAGCCAGCCATTGACTAAGACCGGTCCGGTGCGGCGTTTTGTCTGGGCCAGTTGCGCGCCGGGCCCGGACGGCCGTCTGGCGGCCCGGCCGCTGCTGGTACAGCGTAACGGCATGCTGGCGGGACTGATTTTGGCCAATGCGTTGCTGGATATTCCCGCCGGCAGTCCCCTGTTGCCGGCGGGTACTGAAATTACGGCCAGGTTATTCTAA
- the mobB gene encoding molybdopterin-guanine dinucleotide biosynthesis protein B, which produces MPPIVSFVGFSNSGKTAFLVKLIQQLKNSGYKVGVIKHHDGHDFTMDYPGTDTWKHREAGADTVCIASAAKIAVLKQAAPPVRLAELTPYFTDVDIILTEGFKNENQPQIEVNRAGLKPLGRKPNTLAVISADVLYNGIPHFAPEAVKEVAEFLEKRVFPGRS; this is translated from the coding sequence ATGCCGCCGATTGTCTCCTTTGTCGGTTTTTCCAACAGCGGCAAGACCGCATTTTTGGTTAAACTTATTCAACAATTAAAAAACAGCGGCTATAAAGTGGGTGTTATTAAACATCATGACGGACATGATTTTACGATGGATTACCCCGGAACTGACACCTGGAAGCACCGTGAAGCGGGGGCGGATACCGTCTGCATTGCATCAGCGGCAAAAATTGCCGTGTTGAAACAGGCTGCGCCGCCGGTAAGGCTGGCTGAACTTACGCCCTATTTTACCGATGTTGATATTATTTTAACCGAGGGTTTCAAGAACGAAAATCAGCCGCAAATTGAGGTGAACAGGGCCGGACTAAAACCACTTGGTCGAAAACCGAATACCCTTGCCGTCATTTCAGCGGATGTATTATATAATGGAATACCGCATTTTGCGCCGGAGGCTGTCAAGGAAGTGGCAGAGTTTTTGGAAAAGCGCGTTTTCCCGGGGAGGAGTTGA
- the moaA gene encoding GTP 3',8-cyclase MoaA, whose translation MAELRDLFGRRIHYLRVAVTDRCNFRCRYCMPQDNNWLPDHSMLSDQELVLLIHMFASLGVDKVRFTGGEPLMRAGVADLLAQIKAVDGINEVNITTNGKLLPEYALSLKTAGVDRVNVSLDTLNRKLFKALTGQDALEQVLNGIKQVLEAGFSTVKINMVVMKGVNSGELADFARLTLEYPFQVRFIEYMPFNFGENYLMTAADMLEQLAATGITGLIAVPGQLTTARIYRLPDAKGTIGFISPVSQHFCSCCNRVRITPDGFLKPCLLTNLEYPLRDWLRAGLSQQELTRLIVEAVRAKPRSSQLGSQPLKGRPMFRIGG comes from the coding sequence GTGGCAGAGTTACGTGATTTATTTGGCCGGCGTATCCATTATTTGCGGGTAGCAGTAACCGACCGTTGCAATTTCCGGTGCCGTTACTGTATGCCCCAGGATAATAACTGGCTGCCTGATCACTCGATGTTGAGCGATCAGGAACTAGTGCTGCTTATTCATATGTTTGCCAGTCTTGGTGTGGATAAAGTACGGTTTACGGGCGGCGAGCCGTTAATGCGCGCCGGAGTTGCCGATTTACTGGCTCAGATAAAAGCCGTAGACGGAATCAATGAAGTGAATATAACGACAAATGGCAAGCTGTTGCCAGAGTATGCTCTGTCGTTGAAAACAGCCGGCGTCGACCGGGTTAATGTCAGTCTGGATACCCTGAACCGGAAATTATTTAAAGCTTTAACCGGACAGGACGCCCTGGAGCAGGTGCTGAATGGAATTAAGCAGGTTCTGGAAGCTGGCTTTAGCACTGTGAAAATCAATATGGTTGTAATGAAGGGCGTTAATTCCGGAGAACTGGCTGATTTTGCCCGGCTTACCCTGGAGTATCCTTTCCAGGTACGGTTTATTGAATATATGCCGTTTAACTTTGGGGAAAACTATCTAATGACTGCCGCCGATATGCTGGAGCAACTGGCTGCAACCGGCATAACCGGGCTGATTGCCGTTCCGGGACAGCTGACCACAGCCCGTATTTACCGTTTGCCGGACGCCAAAGGGACCATTGGTTTTATCAGCCCGGTATCCCAGCATTTTTGCAGTTGCTGCAACCGGGTGAGAATAACGCCGGATGGTTTTTTAAAGCCCTGTCTGTTGACAAACCTGGAATACCCGCTGCGCGACTGGCTTAGAGCCGGATTAAGCCAACAGGAGCTGACCCGGCTTATTGTTGAAGCTGTCCGGGCCAAGCCGCGCAGCTCTCAACTGGGAAGCCAGCCGTTAAAGGGCCGGCCGATGTTCCGTATCGGCGGTTGA
- a CDS encoding molybdopterin-dependent oxidoreductase, protein MPTYRSVCPFDCPDTCGLLVEVRDGRAVSVKGDPAHPFTRGTLCPKMARYERTVYSPQRLMAPLIRTGPKGSGKFSPVSWPEAVETIRLSWAGIIDQHGAESILPFSFAGTMGLVQRNAGHPFFYHLGAARLERTICSPAKGYGWAAVMGETMNPHPGETVDSDLIILWGIHALATNIHMMHDVTAAKRRGAKVWLIDIYQTATAATADEVFVVRPGSDGALALGLMHVMDRDHLIDRKFIDASVEGYEALRTEVLPEYSPEAVSELTGLAPAVIEKMACRYAAAQAPFIRLGSGLSRYGNGAMTVRTISCLPAVAGAWAKPGGGLLASISTGSAIDAGFVTREDFQKTSTRSINMNQLGNALNDRLTPVKSLYVYASNPAAVTPDQNLVIQGLEREDLFTVVHERFMTDTAQYADVILPATTSLEHSDIYRAYGHYVIQRAFPVIAPVGEAKSNWEVFGLLAEAMGIEHEFFRQSADALIDKALECPSPWLAQANLAELKQGNPVELPLPAGYKTKFLTPSGKIEIRNPRVNPPLPLYQPPYGDDAKYWLINSPDVRLLNSSFNERDDLLRANKMLLKISPTDACRENLAEGDKVCAFNERGAVSFAVSITDKVQPGTVVAEGVWWIKHATGNRSINALTAQRLTDQGAGSTFYDVKVNLKRL, encoded by the coding sequence ATGCCCACATATCGTTCTGTTTGCCCTTTTGATTGTCCTGATACCTGTGGGTTACTGGTGGAGGTGCGTGACGGCCGGGCTGTGTCTGTTAAAGGAGATCCGGCGCATCCGTTTACCCGTGGCACGTTATGTCCTAAAATGGCCCGGTATGAACGTACCGTTTATTCGCCGCAGCGGCTGATGGCGCCTCTGATTCGTACAGGGCCTAAAGGCAGCGGGAAATTTAGCCCGGTAAGCTGGCCCGAGGCTGTTGAAACAATTAGGCTAAGCTGGGCCGGGATCATTGATCAGCATGGGGCAGAATCCATATTGCCGTTTTCTTTTGCCGGTACGATGGGACTTGTGCAGCGCAATGCCGGCCATCCTTTTTTTTATCATCTGGGCGCGGCGCGGCTGGAACGGACAATTTGCTCGCCAGCCAAAGGTTATGGCTGGGCGGCGGTAATGGGGGAAACCATGAATCCGCATCCTGGTGAGACCGTTGACAGTGACCTGATTATTTTATGGGGAATTCATGCGCTGGCGACCAATATTCATATGATGCATGATGTGACGGCAGCAAAGCGGCGCGGCGCTAAAGTCTGGCTTATTGATATATATCAAACGGCTACCGCTGCTACCGCTGATGAGGTATTTGTCGTTAGACCGGGCAGTGACGGAGCGCTGGCTTTGGGCTTAATGCATGTAATGGACCGGGATCACTTAATTGACCGGAAGTTCATCGATGCCAGCGTTGAGGGTTATGAAGCTCTGCGTACTGAGGTTTTGCCGGAATATTCGCCGGAGGCGGTAAGTGAGCTGACTGGTCTGGCGCCGGCTGTCATTGAAAAAATGGCCTGCCGGTATGCCGCTGCTCAGGCGCCGTTTATCCGTCTGGGGAGCGGCCTGTCCCGCTATGGCAATGGTGCGATGACTGTCCGGACGATTAGCTGTTTGCCGGCTGTGGCGGGAGCCTGGGCAAAACCTGGTGGTGGTCTGCTGGCGTCAATTTCTACCGGCAGTGCGATTGACGCCGGTTTTGTAACCAGAGAGGATTTTCAAAAAACGTCCACGCGCAGCATCAACATGAATCAGTTGGGCAATGCGCTGAATGACCGGCTGACGCCAGTGAAGAGCTTATATGTGTACGCTTCCAATCCGGCTGCGGTTACGCCCGATCAGAACCTGGTCATTCAGGGACTGGAACGGGAGGATTTGTTTACGGTGGTTCACGAACGGTTTATGACCGATACTGCTCAATACGCCGATGTCATCCTGCCGGCTACGACTTCACTGGAGCACAGCGATATTTACCGTGCTTACGGTCACTATGTCATTCAGCGGGCATTTCCAGTCATTGCACCGGTTGGCGAAGCAAAGTCGAACTGGGAAGTTTTTGGTCTGCTGGCTGAAGCTATGGGGATTGAGCATGAATTTTTCCGGCAATCGGCCGATGCGTTAATTGATAAGGCTTTGGAATGTCCGTCGCCGTGGCTGGCTCAGGCTAACCTGGCTGAGCTTAAACAGGGTAACCCAGTGGAATTGCCGCTTCCCGCAGGGTATAAAACCAAATTTCTGACGCCGTCCGGCAAGATTGAAATACGCAATCCCCGGGTAAATCCTCCGTTGCCGCTATATCAGCCGCCCTATGGCGACGATGCCAAATACTGGCTGATTAATTCGCCGGATGTCCGGCTGTTGAATTCTTCCTTTAATGAGCGGGATGATCTGTTGCGGGCAAATAAGATGCTGCTTAAAATCAGCCCGACGGACGCCTGCCGGGAGAACCTGGCTGAAGGCGATAAAGTCTGTGCTTTCAATGAACGCGGCGCTGTCAGTTTTGCGGTGAGCATAACCGATAAAGTTCAGCCTGGCACAGTGGTTGCTGAGGGTGTCTGGTGGATTAAACATGCCACAGGCAATAGATCAATTAACGCCTTGACTGCCCAGCGGCTAACTGACCAGGGCGCCGGCAGCACTTTTTACGATGTGAAGGTAAATTTAAAACGGCTATAG